One bacterium genomic region harbors:
- the rbfA gene encoding 30S ribosome-binding factor RbfA, whose product MSKRRTDQINQSLKREISRILLIDMNDIAVKLVTINRVEVSSDLHYAKVYLIPFGEDKNRVMRHIRQASGFIRTRIANSMNLRITPELHFIYDKAFEDGMRVLKKIDEISKQK is encoded by the coding sequence GTGTCAAAACGACGAACAGATCAAATAAATCAATCCTTAAAAAGAGAAATCAGCAGGATATTGCTTATAGATATGAATGATATAGCTGTAAAACTTGTTACAATCAATAGGGTTGAAGTAAGTTCTGATCTACACTATGCTAAGGTTTATCTAATTCCTTTTGGGGAAGATAAAAATAGAGTTATGAGACATATCCGGCAAGCTAGTGGATTTATCAGAACTCGTATTGCCAATAGTATGAATCTAAGGATTACTCCTGAGCTACACTTTATATATGATAAGGCTTTTGAAGACGGAATGCGTGTTCTAAAGAAGATAGATGAAATTTCTAAGCAAAAATGA
- a CDS encoding bifunctional oligoribonuclease/PAP phosphatase NrnA, with product MKFLSKNEKIINRIISQIDCHKKFLITTHVYPDGDAIGSQIALYLLLKRIGKDVELINSFPLPARYKFLPNSRLIKHNVTLPYSEIAFVLDVGSKGRLGNMRDHINNIKTVINIDHHLSNDCFGIINWIDSHMSSVGEQIFHLYKYMKLEIRKPEAVCLYTAIVTDTGSFQYSNASAETHLAVSELQKTGIDHTEICNQIYQNIPVSKLKLLQLALETLSFAAKGKIGYMFVTSDMYAKACAREEDSEEIVEYARNAEGVEVGILFKQHSQESIKISFRSKGKVNVNKIASKFGGGGHHNASACTISGKLSSVLKNVLRTTVLELRV from the coding sequence ATGAAATTTCTAAGCAAAAATGAGAAGATTATAAACAGGATTATCAGTCAAATAGACTGCCACAAAAAATTTCTTATTACCACTCATGTCTATCCTGACGGAGATGCAATTGGTTCCCAAATAGCTTTATATCTGCTTTTAAAGAGAATAGGAAAAGACGTTGAGCTAATTAATTCATTTCCCTTGCCAGCAAGATATAAGTTTCTTCCAAACAGCAGGTTAATTAAGCATAATGTAACCCTGCCGTATAGTGAAATAGCGTTCGTATTAGATGTTGGGAGCAAAGGCAGGCTGGGGAATATGAGAGACCATATAAATAATATAAAAACAGTAATAAATATAGATCATCATCTGAGTAATGATTGTTTTGGCATTATAAACTGGATAGATTCTCATATGAGTTCAGTTGGTGAACAAATTTTCCATCTTTATAAGTATATGAAATTAGAGATAAGGAAACCTGAGGCGGTTTGCCTATATACAGCTATTGTAACTGATACAGGGTCCTTTCAGTATTCTAATGCCAGCGCTGAGACGCATTTGGCAGTTTCTGAACTTCAAAAAACAGGCATTGACCATACTGAGATATGTAATCAAATATATCAGAACATTCCTGTAAGTAAACTTAAATTATTACAGCTTGCGTTGGAGACATTGAGTTTTGCGGCTAAAGGAAAGATAGGTTATATGTTTGTTACATCTGATATGTATGCAAAGGCATGTGCAAGAGAAGAGGACAGTGAGGAAATAGTTGAGTATGCGCGCAATGCGGAGGGAGTTGAGGTAGGTATTCTCTTCAAACAACATTCTCAGGAAAGTATAAAGATAAGCTTTCGCTCAAAAGGGAAAGTCAATGTTAATAAAATTGCATCGAAATTCGGAGGAGGCGGACACCACAATGCATCTGCATGCACAATTAGCGGAAAATTGAGCAGTGTATTAAAAAATGTTTTAAGAACTACAGTGTTAGAATTGAGAGTTTAA